A genomic stretch from Solanum stenotomum isolate F172 chromosome 8, ASM1918654v1, whole genome shotgun sequence includes:
- the LOC125872342 gene encoding AT-rich interactive domain-containing protein 1-like codes for MTKAKELPDPALTSEKKLVIPVGPRFQVDVDVPDWANSPNRGTPVVAADNALRASIPSMEEMVCKYKKEESDTSKWLGTLVWPTDDNLENKEVNEALVGKGRNKHCSCRSPGSFECVKRHIKEESMKLKSELETAFNVWKFDEMGGEVSQLWNTKDQKRFRSLVKTCLSKGKSFMKPVLSSFPSKNRRSIVNYYFNVHIPQRIRSNSITINTDDEDEEEDEEEEEEVTAPRHSRKRYRAKKXSIVNYYFNVHIPQRIRSNSITINTDDEDEEEDEEEEEEVTAPRHSRKRNRAKKGACSSSKSLKTKYLSGRR; via the coding sequence ATGACGAAAGCAAAAGAGCTACCGGATCCAGCCCTGACCAGTGAGAAGAAATTGGTAATCCCAGTAGGACCCAGGTTTCAGGTTGATGTTGATGTTCCAGATTGGGCCAACTCTCCGAATAGGGGAACTCCAGTTGTAGCAGCAGATAATGCATTAAGAGCTTCTATTCCATCAATGGAGGAAATGGTATGCAAGTATAAAAAGGAGGAATCTGATACTTCAAAATGGCTTGGTACACTGGTATGGCCAACAGACGACAACCTAGAAAACAAGGAAGTTAACGAGGCATTGGTTGGGAAAGGGAGAAACAAACATTGTTCTTGTAGGTCCCCTGGATCTTTCGAGTGTGTTAAAAGACACATTAAAGAAGAAAGCATGAAGTTGAAGTCTGAACTGGAGACAGCCTTCAATGTCTGGAAGTTTGATGAAATGGGAGGAGAAGTTTCCCAGTTGTGGAACACTAAGGACCAAAAAAGGTTCAGGTCCCTCGTTAAGACGTGTCTGTCTAAAGGCAAAAGCTTCATGAAACCAGTATTATCATCTTTTCCTTCCAAGAATAGGCGAAGCATTGTCAACTATTACTTCAATGTTCACATTCCTCAGCGTATCAGGTCAAATAGTATAACAATTAACACcgatgatgaagatgaagaagaggacgaagaggaggaagaggaggtcACTGCTCCCAGACATTCTCGTAAAAGGTATCGAGCAAAAAAANGAAGCATTGTCAACTATTACTTCAATGTTCACATTCCTCAGCGTATCAGGTCAAATAGTATAACAATTAACACcgatgatgaagatgaagaagaggatgaagaggaggaagaggaggtcACTGCTCCCAGACATTCTCGTAAAAGGAATCGAGCAAAAAAAGGTGCCTGTTCTAGTTCTAAATCTCTGAAGACAAAGTACCTAAGTGGTCGACGATGA